One Pseudomonas sp. AN-1 genomic region harbors:
- a CDS encoding ABC transporter permease subunit: MDGIFLQQLVNGLTLGAVYGLIAIGYTMVYGIIGMINFAHGEVYMISAYLSAIGLALLGFFGLHSFPLLIFATLLFTVAVTATYGWVIERIAYRPLRNSTRLAPLISAIGISLILQNYVQLSQGARQQGVPTLLDGAFRLHVGEGFLQISYTKVFILVAAFAGMAALTWVIQRTRLGRMCRATQQDRRMAQILGIDTDRVISAVFVIGAAMAALAGLLITLNYGTFDFYAGFVIGIKAFTAAVLGGIGSLPGAMLGGLLLGVAEAQFSGLVNTDYKDVFSFSLLVLILIFRPQGLLGRPQVTKV; this comes from the coding sequence ATGGACGGCATCTTCCTGCAGCAACTGGTCAACGGCCTGACCCTGGGCGCGGTCTACGGGCTGATCGCCATCGGCTACACCATGGTCTACGGCATCATCGGCATGATCAACTTCGCCCACGGCGAGGTGTACATGATCAGCGCCTACCTGTCGGCCATCGGCCTGGCGCTGCTCGGCTTCTTCGGCCTGCACTCCTTCCCGCTGCTGATCTTCGCCACCCTGCTGTTCACCGTCGCGGTCACCGCCACCTACGGCTGGGTGATCGAGCGCATCGCCTACCGGCCGCTGCGCAACTCCACGCGCCTGGCGCCGCTGATCAGCGCCATCGGCATCTCGCTGATCCTGCAGAACTACGTGCAGCTCAGCCAGGGCGCGCGCCAGCAGGGCGTGCCGACCCTGCTCGACGGCGCCTTCCGCCTGCACGTCGGCGAGGGCTTCCTGCAGATCAGCTACACCAAGGTGTTCATCCTGGTCGCCGCCTTCGCCGGCATGGCCGCGCTGACCTGGGTGATCCAGCGCACCCGCCTGGGCCGCATGTGCCGCGCCACCCAGCAGGACCGCCGGATGGCGCAGATCCTCGGCATCGACACCGACCGGGTGATCAGCGCGGTGTTCGTCATCGGCGCGGCCATGGCCGCGCTGGCCGGCCTGCTGATCACCCTCAACTACGGCACCTTCGACTTCTACGCCGGCTTCGTCATCGGCATCAAGGCGTTCACCGCCGCGGTGCTCGGCGGCATCGGCTCGCTGCCGGGGGCCATGCTCGGCGGCCTGCTGCTCGGCGTCGCCGAGGCGCAGTTCTCCGGGCTGGTCAACACAGACTACAAGGACGTGTTCAGCTTCTCGCTGCTGGTGCTGATCCTGAT
- a CDS encoding branched-chain amino acid ABC transporter substrate-binding protein codes for MTQKIAGKGFLALAVGAALGLSSQVHADVLIGVAGPHTGPSAAIGEQYWRGATQAAADINAAGGINGEPIKLVKGDDACEPKQAVAVANRLVDQEQVAGVIGHFCSSSTIPASVVYDEAGILTITPGSTNPQVTERGLTGMFRMCGRDDQQGQVAADFIVDTLKGQRVALIHDKDTYGQGIADATRARLKERGVSEVLYEGLTRGEKDFNALVTKLRAAEVDVVYFGGLHPEAGPLLRQMREQGLTAHFVSGDGVVTDEMVTTAGGPQYVKGAYMTFGADPRKIADGQAVIEKLRAGGYEPEGYTLYAYASLQAMAAAFNAVGSNDLAKASEWLKSNSVPTVMGPKAWDAKGDLKVSDYVLYQWDDQGKYHQLP; via the coding sequence ATGACGCAGAAGATTGCAGGAAAAGGCTTTCTCGCCCTCGCGGTAGGCGCCGCGCTGGGCCTGTCTTCGCAGGTCCACGCCGACGTGCTGATCGGCGTGGCCGGGCCGCACACCGGCCCCAGCGCGGCCATCGGCGAGCAGTACTGGCGCGGGGCGACCCAGGCGGCGGCCGACATCAACGCCGCCGGCGGCATCAACGGCGAGCCGATCAAGCTGGTCAAGGGCGACGACGCCTGCGAGCCGAAGCAGGCGGTGGCGGTGGCCAACCGCCTGGTCGACCAGGAGCAGGTCGCCGGGGTGATTGGTCACTTCTGCTCGTCGTCGACCATCCCCGCCTCGGTGGTCTACGACGAGGCCGGCATCCTCACCATCACCCCCGGCTCGACCAACCCGCAGGTCACCGAGCGCGGCCTGACCGGCATGTTCCGCATGTGCGGGCGCGACGACCAGCAGGGCCAGGTCGCCGCCGACTTCATCGTCGACACCCTCAAGGGCCAGCGGGTGGCGCTGATCCACGACAAGGACACCTACGGCCAGGGCATCGCCGACGCCACCCGCGCGCGGCTCAAGGAGCGCGGTGTCAGCGAGGTGCTCTACGAGGGGCTGACCCGCGGCGAGAAGGACTTCAACGCGCTGGTCACCAAGCTGCGCGCGGCCGAGGTCGACGTGGTCTACTTCGGCGGCCTGCACCCGGAGGCCGGTCCGCTGCTGCGGCAGATGCGCGAGCAGGGCCTGACCGCCCACTTCGTCTCCGGCGACGGCGTGGTCACCGACGAGATGGTCACCACCGCCGGCGGGCCGCAGTACGTCAAGGGCGCCTACATGACCTTCGGCGCCGACCCGCGCAAGATCGCCGACGGCCAGGCGGTGATCGAGAAGCTGCGTGCCGGCGGCTACGAGCCGGAGGGCTACACCCTGTACGCCTACGCCTCGCTGCAGGCCATGGCGGCGGCCTTCAACGCGGTCGGCTCCAACGATCTGGCCAAGGCCAGCGAGTGGCTGAAGAGCAACAGCGTGCCGACGGTGATGGGGCCCAAGGCGTGGGACGCCAAGGGCGACCTCAAGGTCAGCGACTACGTGCTCTACCAGTGGGACGACCAGGGCAAGTACCACCAGTTGCCATGA